The genomic stretch CACTGGGGTCCCCAGCAGGTGAGAGCTATCAGGAGCAGCGCCTCATTCTGAGTGAAATGGAACTTTTTAGACGCAGAGGGAAAGGGGAGACTTTGGAAGGTAGTGAGCTTCCCGGTCCCTGGAGGAAAGCAAGCAGGGACTGAGGAACTGTCTGAGCTGTGAACAGGGTGGACACTAGAGTGATGAGCCAACTGGTATTGACAGCACTGGCTACCAGGGGAAGTAGGGAAAGATCAGCTCCGGATGGAGCAGCAAGGCATCCCCAGTGGGGGAGGACAAGGGGCCGGGAGTGCTCATGgaggccttcctggaggaggtgggaggagggctcAGGGAGGCTGGAACCCTTCCAGGGTGTCTGAGGCTGCTGTGGCTGTCACATGTTCCAGGTCCAGGCGATGGACACTCTGAACTTGCTCAGACCTTCCCGGCACCGGAAGCCCCGAAGCCTCGCCCCGTGAGCCTCTCCTTGCGGCTGCCCCACCAGCCAGTCACGGCTGTCACTCGAGTCTCCGAGAGATTCTCTGGGGAGACATCAGCTGCAGTGCTGTCACCCACATCTGCTGCCATCCTGGGGGGctgcagtcccagccccagcgAGACCACCACCCCCTGGACTTCCAGTCCGAGTGGTATGAGCAGGGCAGCATGCCCTGGGGCCGTCCTGCCtcaggtgggagagggagggcaggtgccGGGGAGCCGTGTGGCAGGGCAGACCCAGGGCCACCTCTGCCTGTCCTTGTGACCCCTTCCCTTAGCCTGTTTGCTCTCATGAGGGAGGGGTCCATCCTGGCCCGAATGGCATGAGACAGAATCCTCCATCATGGGGGACCTCTTCTCATAGGTCAAGGCCATGGTTAGAAGGTGGCCTTctgccccaggctccccaggcCTCAGCGGGGCTCTCTGAGCTCCCAGAAGGAGGCTTTGGGAGCAGTGTTTGCTGACCACACACAAACAGATGGCCCTGGGCTCCGAGCCctcaggagcagggtgggggacCTTTAGAAGACCTCTGGGTGTCGCTGCTCTGCgctcctctcccctctgctgtcAGCTGAGGCGGCAccgggtgggaggaagggggccGGTGGCTACCGCTGTCCAGGCGGGGTTtgtgacctctctccctcccttcatcctGCAGAAAAGACTCCCTCTTTCTCCCggtctctgcccagctctggctacggGGTGGTGACGGCAGGCAAGCTCAATGACAGGTGAGTCTGCCCCAACCAGCTATGCTgaccccaggagcaggtgcactCTGTGGGCCGGTGCCTCTGGAGAGCTAAGGCAGGAAGCCCGAGGGTCCGTGCCAGCAGGAGGAGACCGGGctgggcttggggtggggggagttgtTTAGGGAactggggctgcagcctggttCCTCCGTGGCCCCTTCGAAGCAAGTCAGTTCAAGATTGGAGGGGGTCTCAGCCCCCACTGGAGGAAGCACTGTAAGAGAATCTTCcgttttctcttcctctgccctaGCTGGCTGGGGCCTCAGAGCTGGGTACCCCCTGCCCACAGGGAGAGTAGGAACGTAGAGGAGCCCCGGGCTGTGGCAGGGCAGTGGGGCCCCTGGTGGCCTCTGTGCCCCctacccagcccccaccccggccagctGCACTGTGTTTGGcactggggttgggggaggggtgtgagttTCTGGCAGGCTGATCTGGGGAGAACAAGGAGGGACTTATCtagtgggggcggggtggggaggggacaggtcTTCAGGGAGGAGGTGTCCCCTGCCCTCCGAAGGCACCGAGACCTCCCCGGGTTGGGCCTGCTGGCCAGGCCTGCTTTAGTTCCGAAagcctgcaggggctggagcagctgCGGCCTCTCTGCCTAGCCCTGGGCGGGGCCCCCTCTTTTGTGCAGCTGTCTGCCTCCTTCTCGCTGGGGAGACTCGGGGACCTGGCGTGTGAGGTTGGGTCTGTGTCCCTGACTTGGCGGTTCTCTCCTTAGCCCACCACTGGTGACGCCACCCCAGTCACCTCCATCCCCCCCGCCGCCACCGGTGCCGGCCACGACTCAGGCCCCTCGCCAGGGGGAGCGCCGTCGGGAGCTGGTGAGGTCGCAGACACTGCCCCGTACCTCCAGTGCCCAAGCTCGCAAGGCGCTGTTTGAGAAGTGGGAACAGGATACGGCGGGCAAGTATGGACACGCACCTTAGACTGGGTCCCGGCCCCCAGAGCAGGCCCAGcgtcggggtggggggctgcgaCCATGGCTGAGCCATGTCCCGGGTTCCAGAGGGCAGTTTCTTAGGATGAGACCTTTTGGGCAGGGGCTGTGTATGTGCAGAGTGGTCCCAAAGGTGAGGGAAGAAGGCTGCAGGGCATGGAGCCAGCCTCTGCCCTTCCtgcccccccagggcccccaggcctGCCTCATACCTGCGTTCCTCCCAGGTGGTCACTCCTGTAGCTTCTGAGCAGCACAGGGCAACTGGAAGGGATTGGGATTCTGAGCTGAAGCTGGACTTGCTCAAAGCCTCAAGAGGGGACCCAAGTTCCCCACTGGCCACTACCCTAGCCCCTGGGAGACAGGATGCTTGGCTACAGCCCACCTTTGCATGCATACCTGTCCAGTCTTCTTGTCCGTGCATGGTGTtgacacctgctgtgtgcagggcacGGCCCAGGCCAGCCCCCACGCTACTCTGGTGAGGGAGATGGGCCCCTCAAGTGTCCTTACTGACCTCCAAGCCACCTCCCTTGACCATTAGGGAATGTCCTTGGGGCCCCGAGAAGGAAGCCATCCCTCCTGGTTGGGAAAGCCATCCCGGAAGGAGGCTGTGCACCCACAGGGAGGCTCAGAGGAGGGGGTACGAAGGGCAGGGGCCGTCCAGGTAGGGGCACCTGGTCACAGGGGTTCAGGCCCTCCGCATCAGGATTACCCAGTGACCCCTGCTCCCTGACGAAGGAAGTAAacaggggagctggggagggggctgggagggagtgaCGACCCTGCCACAGACCAGCAGGGAGGGTGTCCGGGGCCATGGCTGTGGGCACTAAGGCCGCGCGTGGACACAGCGCCTCCCCTGGCTGAGCAGAGCACCCCACCCCATACCATTGCTGGGAGGCGGCAGCTGCCGGGGTGGCCCCCACAGCAGATCTGGCCTCCCTCCacagggggaagggggagaccagggccaagctgaaacGGTCCCAGAGCTTTGGTGTGGCCAGCGCCAGCAGCATCAAGCAAATCCTGCTCGAGTGGTGCCGCAGCAAGACCGTGGGCTACCAGGTGAGCCGGGCCAGGGGCCTGAGCAGGCCTCCCACCGGCCCTCCTTctcctggctggggcagggggacccAGAGCCCTGGGATGTGGACTGCAGCAGCCTGGCTAGCGCCCCTTAGAGGGCTCGTTGCTGAGCTGGGGGCCTTGGGGAAGGCCTGGGAGAATGTGGGGTTGCCttgggtgcagggagctgggatgggagCTGTCATCATCCCGCCCCCACCAATGCCCCCACCCCGCTGCCCACAGCACGTGGACCTGCAGAACTTCTCCTCCAGCTGGAGCGACGGCATGGCCTTCTGTGCCCTGGTACACTCCTTCTTCCCCGATGCCTTCGACTACAACGCCCTGAACCCCACGCAGCGGCAGAAGAACTTCGAGCTGGCCTTCAGCATGGCTGAGTGAGTACGCTGGGGCCgatcttggcttctgcctgggctggGGCGCCTGGGGGCAGGCAGGCTGTGGGCAGCTGTGCAGTGTGTCTGAGGCCCGGAGTGGGGTTTGCACCCCGTGGTAGAGCGAGGGCTTGGTTCCTGCTGGTGCTGCCCCTTCTGCTGTGTGTCCAGCCTCGGGGTGCCTGGACAGGGCATGAGGGACAGTGGAAAGACATGCAGTGGCTTGGGTGAGCCCGGGCTGCcgatcagcaggaagttggagggcACCCAGGACACTGAGGAAGTAGCTTTTGCTCCTAACACGGGGCCTTTCTTCCCTAAATACCGTACTGGCACTGAGGGTGACCTCGCCTCCTGTCTCAGTCCATTTTCCATTGTGATAACAGAATGCCCGAGAGCAGCTCATTTACGGAGGAAAGAGGTTTGCTTTGGTGcagtctggaggctgggaagtccaagccAGGGGCACGGGCATCTCctgggctctggtgagggccttgtgctgcttcaggccaggcggGAGTGTGTGGAAGAGACGTGGGGAAGAAGGCAGCCAGGTGCCCTGTGACAGCTCGTTCTCATGATCACTGACCACTCCATGGAGAGCTGCATCGGTCCATTCGGGAGGGCCGACCACTTCCGGCCCAAGTGCTCCTGAAAAGTCCACTGCTTTTGAACACTATTACACCGGCGACCAAGCCCCAGCATGAGTTTTGGGTGGGGACCTTCTTTCTTAAATCCTGCTCCTAGGGAGAAGATTAGGGGAGGCGGGGCTGGTTCTGGGATCGGGCTGTTTGAGAAGCCGGTTTGGGATTGATTGATTTACTGGCTGAGGGCAACGCCCGTGGGATGCGAAGGCTGGCAGAGCGGGATCTGTCTGTGAGGGCCTCGGGGAGGGAGGATGGACAGGTGCACATTCAAGCTGGGGCAGGGGATTCAACAAAAGGACTCCTTGCAGAAAtgtgggcaggggggagggaCATGAGGCAGGCACTGGGCAGCACCCCGGGGTGACAACAGGGTGGAGCTGCTCGCTGCTATGTCGGGGAGGGCTGTcaactgggtgctgggtgctgggcttgGGACAAGCGTATGCAGCCAGCTCGCAGTGACCCAGCCAAGAGGGAGCTGTTGGATGATACTCGGACCTCACTCTGCTCTTGCCCTCCTGCCGGGGCTTCTTGTTGGCTGATCCCAGCGAGaagagggagggcctgggagccagcagggtggAGATCAGGGATGGCTGAGTGGCGTGGGGGCCACCTGGTGCTTAGCTCTGTGACAAGCTGGCCTTCAAGCTGACCTTCCTGGGGGCACAAGAGTCCTTTTCTCCCCACTTCGGGCCTGTGTGTTGTTAGCTCCCAGGGTCCGTCTGCGTGAGACCGTGTTTGCCCGCAGTGCTCGGCTCTTCCTGTGCTGTTTAGGATTGCTGGAAGCCTTTTCCCAGGCCTCCTTGCTCCATTCCTGGCCCACCAGGGCCCGGAGCCTGGCCAGGGAGGGAGCTGAGCCAACAAGTCTCGTCACCTGCCCTGGGTACTGGAAGCCCTGCtaggagcagcagcagctctcccggcaggccctgggggcgggCGGAGGCGACAGGAGCCTGTGGCTCTGAGCATCTGAGTTTTTGGGGCTATCAGTCCTGGCCGGTCGTGTCACCTTGGCTGGCGCGCCTGGACTCTGGGCCCTCTTGGGGTCATAAGAACTCCTTGTATACTTTCAACCCTCCTCTGTCGCGGCTGCCAGGGATTAGCTGTCATCCTAATTGCAGAAACAGCTTTGGACGAGCGCGTTATGCAACTGGATCCAGACGCCAGGGAAGTCGAGCCAAGCGCCCGCCACAGCACAATgccgggggggtgggggcgggggctggctcCCCAGAGGAGGCCCAGCTGCTGGTGGTGCAGCCGTGCCGACTGTCAAAGATCAGACTGTTGGAGCGGGTGGGATCTGggctctgacatgggtgccccaacacccaccccagatTGGGGAGGCCAGGCTACACATACAGAGCTCTTCTCTAAGTGCAGCGGGCCACACGGTGCCAGCTCTTGCCCTGGCCACTGGACCCAGCTGAGCCGTCCTGGGCCCCCGGGGTGGTGGCTCTGCACCCCAGCTTGCAGGGAGCACAGCTTCCCTTGGCAGCCAGAGCCAGACAATTCCAGGCTGTGCTTTCCCAGCACCAGGTCCGAGTTCGTGGAGCCTCCAGACTCCATGCAGATGTTTCTTGGAGTCCTAGccaggggaggcagtggtggaggGTAGCCTGagccctcccccttcctcccgaGAGTCAACAGTGGGCCACAAACCTTGGCCTGCCGTGCCTGTGGCCAGAGCCTGCTCCcgctggggaggggaggactgTGTGATGGAGACGAGAGAGGCATCCAGAGTAGGCCTAGACCTGAGCCTCCCATTGTGAGTCCCTGGCAGGGACCTGGGGCAGAGGGTAGGGGAAGCTGGGGTCTCTTGGGAGAAGAGCAGCTTGGAGCACCTTGGTCCTTATAAACTAGGCTGCTTAGAAAAACTGGCTGGAGAGCTCAGGGCCACCTGCCTGAGGGTCCAGGCTCTCAGCGCCTTAAACAGATGCTCCTCAGGGGCTTGACAGCCAAAGCCCGCCAAAGACACAGACAGCTATGCAGGCGGAGCCCAGAGCTCAACAAtgaagcctggggaagcaggcagTGCGGGAGGAGAGGAACCTGGGGTCCGGGGAAGGTGGAGGACACAGAGTCCTCAAAGCAAGGGTCCACCCTGCAGCAGGAAGGAAATGTTCCAGAACCTTCCAGGAGCAAGTGTCTTGACAGCACCCAGTCTGCAGTGTTGtgtgctgccctccccccactAGCTCAAGGTCCCAGAGATTCCCCAGGGGCCTAATCTGTGTGAGTGACGCGGTGCTGACAGCACGGCGAGCGTCCCTGGCCTGACAGGTGTTCAGGGCCTGGCCCGAAGACGAGCAGCCCCTTTTATGGAAGGGGCCCAGTCGGCCGGCGCCTGCTGGTTTCTCCCTGTTCCTGCACAGTGCTGGGCAGGACATGTGGCCGAGGCTTCCCGCTCGCCCTGCGGGGAATGTGTCCTGCTCTCAGGTTTCGCCGGCAGAGAGGGGCTTCCAGGCTATTTGTGGTACCCATGTGTCTGTCTCAAGCCAGTCGTGGGCCCTGGCACCCTCCGCCGCATTTAGAACaggcttaaaaatgtaaaaataacccCCCAGATCCCTGCTGCCGGCTCTGTTACAGGTCAGCCCCGGGGTGGCTGCCCAGCACaatgggcgggggagggggaggggtgggggccacagccttcctcctgccccactcccacccccacccaggcagGGCCCCCAACAAATCTGCCTTAAAATTGATGGCGTTCTCCTTGGCACTTTTCTGTGTTGtttaataatttaaaacacaTTTCTATCATTTTTACAAAGGtaaagttttaagtttttttttttttttttcttttaagactcgGGGCATCTAAGGTTTTGTGACAAGCTAGTGCTGCCCCTTTCCTGGGCTCCTGTTGTTTGAGCTTGGTCCCACCTGTGCCTGCTGGGACCACTGTTCCTTTGTCTCCCAGTGAGAGTCCTAGCTTTGTGGGGCGGGACAACctgtctgccactctgcttttcagatgcaTGGTAAAGTAAAAGGAGCCTTGGGGATGGTGGCCAGCGCTGGGTCCTGCCAGGCCTGTCTCAGGAAGCCCtgtgctcagtttttttttttttttttttgacaggcagagtggacagtgagagagagagagagagacagagagaaaggtcttccttttgccgttggttcaccttccaatggctgctgcggccggcgcatggcgctgatccgaagccaggagccaggtgcttctggtctcccatgggggtgcagggcccaaccacttgggccatcctccactgccctcccgggccacagcagagagctggcctggaagaggagcaaccaggacagaatccggtgccccgaccgggactagaagccagtgtgccggcgtcacaggcggaggattagcctattgagccacggcaccggcctcagtttttaagatatatttatttatttgaaaatcagagttacagagagagagggagagacagagagaggtcttccatctgctggttcactccccaaatggccacgacagccagggctgggccaatcaaagccaggagcttcatctgggtctcccatgtgggtgcaggggcccaagcacttgggccatcatctactgcttctcccagatgcattagaaatggagttggatcagaagtggagcagccaggacaggaactggcgcccatatgggatgccagcaaagcaagcagcagcttaactgactgcatcacaacaccagccccacccccataccCTTGTCAGCTTTTTTTAAGGATCACAGTGGGGCAGGGGACCTGATGGAGGCCCAGTGCCCTGGTTGCCTGCTCACAGCTCGCTGCCCAGCCGGGCCGAGGTGCGTGACACCAGGGTGAGGCCTGCGCTCCTGATCCCAAAGATCTGCTGCCTGGCAGGGGTGCGGCCGTTGAGCCGAGGTCAGCTTGGAGAGGGCGGTCTACGTGCTGTTCTCTGCACAGCTGGGACACCCTGGCCACTCTGAGTGCCTCCAGCGAGGTGGGCTGCAGAGCAGGGCCCGCGGTTCCCCTTGGGAGGACAGTTAAGGGGCCCGAGGTGCTTGGTTTCAGGTGAAGACGTGGACATGAAGGCTCTCTTCCGACAGGCGCGGGGCTCTTTTCCGGGGACAGAAAGTTAGACTGAGGGTGGCCCTGTGGGGCCAATGGGTGGAAAATACAAACGGGCAAGAAAGCAGAGAGGCACAAGGAAAACTCTCAGGGCCAGAGCCACCTGCACAGCGGCTTGGCCTgtcctcggggtgggggggtcaggTGCCCTGGCCGGGACCTGGTGGCAAGCAATGGGGCCAGGCTGGCAAGGACCGTGCCTCTGACAGGGACCTTTGCATTCTCTTCCTAGTGAGGTCCTAGTGTTCTGGTCCTGTCCTCATCTGATATGGGGACCACTGGGGCCACCGATCAGGGCAATGGCCTGGGCACCTGTGGCACCTGGGATCCCCTGAGGAGccggcctgggaggggcaggggggagCTCTCCCGTGGGCCAGGTGAGGTGGAGGACGCCAGATGCTGAATGACAGCTCTGAAAGGTGAACTTGGCTCCCCAGCCTCAGGTGTTCAATCCTTGGCTGTCGACAGGGCCCCTTTGCGTTGCTGCCCCGGCGCTGAGCCCTGGCCTCTCCCGTGCTAAGAAGGGAGGGCTTGTTTGTCACCCACGAGGCTGCTGGGCCCTCTCACAGGCCACTCGCTCACACCTCAAGGGGAAGGCAGGGACGGGTCATGGGGCAGATGTGACATTTGGTTTCTGGTAAGAGGCCTGGCATCTGGCCAGCGCCATACAGCAGGGCCCAGTGGGAACATTGTGGGTTTTGCTGTGTAGGTTCCACATCCAGGCTTCTTTTCTCCGTGATCCACTCTGCATCTTAAAGCCAAGTGTGATGATAAAAAACAACagtcagggccagcattgcagcctggtgggttaagctgccacctgcgacaccagcatcccacatgggcaccggtttgagtcccggctgctccacttctgatccagctccctgttaatgcacctgggaaagcagaagatggctcaagtgcttgggcccttgctacccttgtgggagacccagatgaagctcctgggtttggtctggccctgccttgTCAGTTACAGCCAtatggggggtaaaccagcagatggatggtctttctccctctgtagctctgcctttccaataaacaaaaatcttaaaaaacaaacaaaaaaacatagcaACAATAACAATCCCCTacatttgttgagctcttttgcTGTGTGACGCATGAACTCCCTGATCCTCATGCCCCTGTgagagggggaaactgaggctgagagagctAAGTGTGTTGTTGGGGTTTGAACCCTGACAGTTATGCACTTACTAATTCAGGAAAAAATGAAACCAGACTGAAGAGTCCCTGGAGCCGCTGAAGGTAGGGCTCTGACAGTTGGACAAGTGCAGCGGGTTTGCCTTGTGGTTCTGCCCTTGTGGTTCAGGCCAGCTCCACTGGATGCCCGGGGGACCCAGGTCAGACGGTGTAGGGACAGGGCTGGCATCTCAGAGACGGCTGCTGCTATCTCAGGACTCAGTGCTCCGAGGCACAGGGCAatatctgtttgtttttgtttgtttgtttgtttcccttaaagatttatttgatcagagctgccagccacagtgctggcatcccatatcagtgctggttggagtcccggatgctccaatttcaatccagctccagctaatgtgcctgggaaagcagcggaagatggtccaagtctttgggcccctgcacccacgtgggagacctggaggaggctcctggctcctggcttcggcctgacccagccgcagtcattgtggccattttggtagtgaagcagcagatggaaaactctctgtctctccctctctctctgtaactctcagataagtaagtaaataaaaagaaaaatctgtcttaaaaaaaaaaacaaaacttctttGATAGAAAGGCAGTTCAgacataaagagagggagagaggagaggtcttccatccattggttcactccccaaatggctacaacagccagggctgggccaggccgaagccaggagagaggaactccatcctggtctcccacatgggtggcagggacctaagttcttgggtcgtcatcctctgccttcccaggtgccttggcaggaagctggattggagatggagcggctgggacttgaactggcgctccactgtgggatgctggtgtcccaagcggcaGTTTGGCCACTGCACTGTCCCCACAGGCCGCTGTCTTGACCTGGGTGTTCCCCATCACACTTTGTgaggcctctgcctcccccagcaCAGTGGAAAACCACAGTTTCCACACAAGTCCACACGGTGGCCTGGGAGCTGAGCCACGGACTCCCAGGGCAGGAGGCACGGGGTCCTGGGGGGCTGGGTGTGGGATGACGAGATGATTCTAAGCAGTTTTTTGAACCCCCAGTTATGACCCACTAGTAGGTTGTAACATGTATTTAGTGGTTCATGACCAGCATTAtcaaagaggggaggggaagaagggtaAGCATGAAATATTGCAGGGAAAACATCAGTAGCAGCCGTGGGCCATGTTGCTGTGAAACGACCCTGTAAATGGCCGGTCCTCGGTGCCCACGGGGGCTCAGTTCCAGGCCTCCCCCAGGACACCAAATCCATGGTGCTCAAGTCCTCAGAAAGGCGCAGTGGTCTCAGGTCACCCACAGTCCCCCATGTGCTCTCAATGACTTCCACCTCCAAACACAACGTACCTGCGGTGTAGATACCGCCGTACTGAAGTGGCAACAAAAAGAAGTCTGCTCAGTGCAGGTgcagcttgtttgtttttaattatttcaatctGTGGTTGGGTGAATCTAAAGATGTGTGGCCTGGGAGTATGGAGCACTGGctgtacacgtgtgtgtgggtACAACACGCCTGCCACATAGTGTGAGTGTGACATGCCTGTGgatacgtgtgtatgtgtgacacttctgcatcgtgtgtgtgtgggtatgacACACCTGCTGTACATGAGTGTGTGGGTACAACAGGCATGCTGTTTGCGTGTATATGGGTGTGACATGCCCTCTGTACAACTGTGTGCATAGAATCATGAAAAATCTCTCACTACAGCTCATAatgaaaaacagtttaaaaacatGGTTTCAGGAAGCAAATGAGTGAATttggtttttaaagacttatttgcttgaaaagcagagcaacgagagagagagagagagagagaagagagagagagagagagagatcttccctctgctggttcatcctcaaaggcaacagcctgggctgagccaaggccaaaatcaggagcatgggactccatccgggtctcccaggtggatgcaggggcccaagcacttgggccatcattacccgccttcccaggtgcatactgctggtggcttaacccactgggccacagtgccagcccccaggccaggATTATTTAAATCTCTGCCGTTGGGCACATGAAAACCCCGGGCTCCTGGCTGAATCCGGTTTTGGGGACAGTGGCGATTGCTGATTGctgggtctgtggctctgacgaGGGCTTTTCTGTTTCAGGAGCCTGGCTAACTGTGAGCGCCTCATCGAAGTGGAGGATATGATGGTGATGGGCCGCAAGCCGGACCCCATGTGTGTCTTCACCTACGTCCAGTCTCTCTACAACCACCTGCGGCGCTTCGAGTAAGGCCCTCGGGCCTGCAGAGCCCCAGATGCGAGCCTGGGAAGAGCCCGGGGCCGCCCATGGCCCCCGAGTCAGGACAACCCCTCAGGAGGAGCTGCCTCCCGGAGAGGACACGCTGTGACCGCCCCTCACGCCCAGCTGGGCCCCGACTTCGCTGTCACAGCCAAAGGCTcggaggcacagggagagaaaTTGGTGCTAAGGGATGCTCTTCCTCCAGGAATgccttctttgtagattctggaagTTGAATTACCATCTTCCCCCAGGGGGTTTTGATACATTGGCTGGACAGGGTTTGTCAATcaccccgtttttttttttttttcttttttaatcaaaataccCAGTGTTTTCTACTTCCTCACACCATCGtagctccctctcctccctctctgtgggCCCCGGCCAGGCAACAGAGGGACGGCTTTGTCAGCAGTGTGGCGAGAAGCCCGAAGCCCGGGGAAGGAGCAGCTTCACCACCTCCAGGTTCCGCCAAGTCACTCCCGCGCCCTGGGAGGTGGGAAGGCCTTTGCCTTGGTCCCGAGTTCCCCTGGTCTTCCCAGGAGGCCCCACACGTGTGTGGCTAAGGACGGGCTCCTGGGAAGGTGGGGctttggaggggaggggaggcccttGGTGCTGAGACGGTGAGGTTTGGTTCACATCTTTTATAATTTGCTGCAGGTATTTATGGAAGTGAAACCCATCTGTACGGTTGACTGTTTGTACATAAAGAGATGTGTCTGTCGGAGCTCGCGTGGATCCGTTATTTCTGTGGGTCCAGGCATGAGGATTTGTTCCCGAGGGAAAGACGCTCGCGTCTCATGGGAAGGGTTTCTGTACTTAACTCCCTTGCTTGCAAAGTTGAAGCTGACACTCGCT from Lepus europaeus isolate LE1 chromosome 18, mLepTim1.pri, whole genome shotgun sequence encodes the following:
- the SMTNL2 gene encoding smoothelin-like protein 2 isoform X1, which codes for MEPGPDAEEERTVREALGRYEAALEDAVRALHEDMQGLQRGVERRVAEALRLAGPLARTVADLQRDNQRLQAQLERLTRQVEALGLATGLSPAPGTPSTPSPPPAPGVPERAPRLGTARFASHATFSLSGRGQSVDQDDAGEPEPRRAANACILENGHQPGAGPGDGHSELAQTFPAPEAPKPRPVSLSLRLPHQPVTAVTRVSERFSGETSAAVLSPTSAAILGGCSPSPSETTTPWTSSPSEKTPSFSRSLPSSGYGVVTAGKLNDSPPLVTPPQSPPSPPPPPVPATTQAPRQGERRRELVRSQTLPRTSSAQARKALFEKWEQDTAGKGKGETRAKLKRSQSFGVASASSIKQILLEWCRSKTVGYQHVDLQNFSSSWSDGMAFCALVHSFFPDAFDYNALNPTQRQKNFELAFSMAESLANCERLIEVEDMMVMGRKPDPMCVFTYVQSLYNHLRRFE
- the SMTNL2 gene encoding smoothelin-like protein 2 isoform X2; protein product: MEPGPDAEEERTVREALGRYEAALEDAVRALHEDMQGLQRGVERRVAEALRLAGPLARTVADLQRDNQRLQAQLERLTRQVEALGLATGLSPAPGTPSTPSPPPAPGVPERAPRLGTARFASHATFSLSGRGQSVDQDDAGEPEPRRAANACILENGHQPGAEKTPSFSRSLPSSGYGVVTAGKLNDSPPLVTPPQSPPSPPPPPVPATTQAPRQGERRRELVRSQTLPRTSSAQARKALFEKWEQDTAGKGKGETRAKLKRSQSFGVASASSIKQILLEWCRSKTVGYQHVDLQNFSSSWSDGMAFCALVHSFFPDAFDYNALNPTQRQKNFELAFSMAESLANCERLIEVEDMMVMGRKPDPMCVFTYVQSLYNHLRRFE